The following proteins are co-located in the Streptomyces sp. NBC_00435 genome:
- a CDS encoding DUF6629 family protein, with protein sequence MCWSATADLTAGTVITAVGIACLARTRRVRDLPVAALPLILGAHQLIEAAAWHSGGGCGPATTAWAAIALPLLPVWVPLGVLLAAAPELRPRLRWPLAAGLATGAYLSYCLATRPVRAEVRGHTLGYGVDVPWMPLVLAGYLFATIGSLLISGDRRLRLLGLVLAAGALLCTLLWRLEFASTWCAFAAAASMLTLVWTGDRVRSPSVHEAAERGAPCL encoded by the coding sequence ATGTGCTGGAGCGCGACGGCGGACCTGACGGCGGGAACCGTCATCACAGCCGTCGGGATCGCGTGCCTGGCCCGGACGCGACGCGTCCGGGACCTGCCCGTCGCGGCGCTCCCCCTGATCCTCGGCGCCCACCAGCTGATCGAGGCCGCCGCCTGGCATTCCGGCGGCGGCTGCGGCCCGGCCACCACGGCCTGGGCGGCGATCGCGCTCCCGCTGCTTCCGGTGTGGGTACCGCTCGGGGTACTGCTCGCCGCCGCGCCGGAGCTCCGGCCCCGGCTGCGGTGGCCCCTGGCCGCCGGACTGGCCACCGGCGCGTACCTCTCGTACTGCCTGGCGACCCGCCCGGTCCGCGCCGAGGTCCGCGGCCACACCCTCGGATACGGCGTGGATGTTCCATGGATGCCGCTGGTTCTTGCGGGCTACCTGTTCGCCACGATCGGCTCCCTACTGATTTCCGGAGACCGCCGGCTCCGCCTCCTCGGCCTCGTCCTGGCCGCCGGAGCCCTCCTCTGCACCCTGCTGTGGCGGCTGGAATTCGCCTCCACCTGGTGCGCCTTCGCGGCGGCCGCCTCGATGCTGACCCTGGTCTGGACCGGCGACCGCGTGCGTTCCCCTTCTGTACACGAGGCCGCCGAACGAGGCGCCCCGTGCCTGTAA